Proteins from a genomic interval of Beijerinckia indica subsp. indica ATCC 9039:
- a CDS encoding UDP-glucuronic acid decarboxylase family protein translates to MFAARKRILVTGGGGFLGSHLCRRLLGQGHEVLCVDNFFTGRRRNIADLMGHDRFEMLRHDVTFPLFVEVDAIYNLACPASPIHYQFDPVQTTKTSVVGAINMLGLAKRLKIPILQSSTSEVYGDPTEHPQTETYWGHVNPVGSRSCYDEGKRCAETLFFDYHRQHKLSIKVARIFNTYGPSMRPDDGRVVSNFICQALLGQDITVYGKGTQTRSFCYVSDLIDGLDRLMNSPPEVTGPINIGNPNEFTIRELAEKVIAMTGAKSRIIEKPLPSDDPRQRQPDITLAKNVLGWRPTVELEEGLTHTIAYFDSLLTEEGKSSVSSEG, encoded by the coding sequence TTGTTCGCGGCACGTAAACGTATTCTCGTCACCGGCGGCGGAGGTTTCCTCGGCTCCCATCTGTGCAGACGCCTTCTGGGCCAGGGCCATGAGGTCCTCTGTGTGGATAATTTCTTCACCGGCCGGCGGCGCAACATCGCCGATCTGATGGGGCATGACCGTTTTGAGATGTTGCGCCACGATGTGACGTTTCCCCTCTTCGTCGAAGTGGATGCGATCTATAATCTCGCCTGTCCGGCTTCGCCCATCCATTATCAATTCGACCCGGTCCAGACGACCAAGACCAGCGTCGTTGGCGCGATCAATATGCTGGGCCTCGCCAAACGGCTCAAAATTCCGATCCTTCAATCATCCACATCGGAAGTCTATGGCGACCCGACCGAGCATCCGCAAACCGAAACCTATTGGGGTCATGTCAACCCGGTCGGCAGCCGGTCCTGCTATGATGAAGGCAAACGCTGCGCCGAGACATTGTTCTTTGATTATCATCGCCAGCACAAGCTCTCCATCAAGGTTGCGCGTATCTTCAACACGTACGGTCCTTCAATGCGGCCGGACGATGGCCGCGTCGTCTCCAATTTCATCTGTCAGGCCCTGCTGGGGCAGGATATCACCGTCTATGGCAAAGGAACGCAGACACGATCTTTCTGCTATGTCAGCGATCTGATCGACGGCCTCGACCGCTTGATGAACTCGCCACCTGAGGTCACCGGCCCCATCAATATCGGCAATCCGAACGAATTCACCATTCGTGAATTAGCCGAAAAGGTCATCGCCATGACCGGAGCGAAATCGCGCATCATCGAAAAGCCGCTCCCGTCCGATGATCCGCGCCAGAGACAACCCGATATCACGCTCGCCAAAAATGTCCTTGGCTGGCGTCCGACGGTCGAACTCGAGGAAGGGCTGACGCATACGATTGCTTATTTCGACTCCTTGCTCACTGAGGAAGGCAAAAGCAGCGTATCGAGCGAAGGCTGA
- a CDS encoding glycosyltransferase family 2 protein, with amino-acid sequence MDLKKFNLSFYKVTDQFDQPLVSIIISNYNYASYLERCVDSVLSQTYDLIECIIVDDKSTDDSANTLNRIQAAHKNITIIRRAENGGQSAAALDGLKQASGSYVIFLDADDVLLPHAVACHVYAHVSMRIPVGFTCADMLQVGGNILMGTSSLPLTNFITTHADRKFQQRSATSEIIPLPPAVPSELLDRIYLVEPWDTGWVWSATSAMMFRRDALRFWENTPDFVHLRYSIDAFFCYGINAICGSAIIDMPLAAYRIHGHNGFAARIPLNHVRSYELNSQGERSIDALKLLLKQAQEQKSYYRGLFWSEKQYHSLLKTLKTTLTIIQEANETEPPQSLSTSWIIFTQKLYQDFRKWWQRFC; translated from the coding sequence ATGGACCTTAAAAAATTCAATCTGTCCTTTTACAAGGTCACCGATCAATTTGATCAGCCGCTCGTCAGTATCATTATTTCAAACTATAATTACGCCAGTTATCTTGAGCGCTGCGTTGATTCCGTTCTGTCACAGACCTATGATCTGATTGAATGTATCATCGTTGATGATAAATCGACCGATGATAGCGCGAATACGCTGAACAGGATCCAAGCCGCGCATAAAAATATCACCATCATACGGCGCGCGGAAAATGGCGGTCAAAGCGCTGCGGCGCTTGACGGATTAAAACAGGCCTCTGGATCCTATGTTATTTTTCTCGATGCCGATGATGTTTTGCTTCCCCATGCGGTTGCCTGCCATGTGTACGCTCATGTCTCAATGCGTATCCCCGTAGGCTTCACTTGCGCAGACATGTTGCAGGTGGGAGGGAATATTTTGATGGGAACCTCTTCCCTCCCCTTGACCAACTTTATAACAACCCATGCGGATCGCAAATTTCAACAGCGATCTGCAACCAGCGAAATCATCCCCCTGCCTCCAGCGGTGCCCAGTGAACTGCTGGATCGTATTTATCTGGTCGAACCTTGGGATACCGGCTGGGTTTGGTCGGCGACTTCGGCAATGATGTTTCGGAGGGATGCTTTACGTTTCTGGGAAAACACACCAGATTTCGTTCATCTGCGGTACTCGATCGATGCTTTTTTCTGCTATGGCATCAATGCTATATGCGGCAGCGCGATCATTGATATGCCGCTTGCCGCCTATCGCATTCATGGCCACAACGGTTTTGCCGCCCGTATTCCCCTGAACCATGTCCGGTCCTATGAACTGAACAGTCAGGGTGAACGATCGATCGATGCTCTGAAACTGCTTCTCAAACAAGCGCAAGAACAGAAGAGCTATTATCGAGGCCTTTTTTGGTCAGAAAAGCAATATCATTCGCTTCTGAAGACCCTCAAGACGACGCTCACCATTATTCAAGAAGCCAATGAGACAGAGCCTCCTCAGAGCCTGTCTACATCTTGGATCATTTTCACGCAGAAACTCTATCAAGATTTCCGCAAATGGTGGCAGCGTTTCTGCTGA
- a CDS encoding TfoX/Sxy family protein, which translates to MARDEGLEELLREDLQAEPGLTEKTMFGGRAWLLNGNLLCCARDDGMLARLGKERDGWALEMPDIVPMKSGGRRMQGWVQAGPSAFGDDVLRRKLMDAALAFVRSLPAK; encoded by the coding sequence TTGGCGCGCGACGAAGGTCTGGAAGAGCTGTTGCGGGAGGACCTCCAGGCAGAGCCGGGATTAACGGAAAAGACCATGTTCGGCGGGCGAGCCTGGTTACTGAATGGCAACCTTCTCTGCTGCGCCCGTGATGACGGAATGCTGGCCAGGCTCGGCAAGGAGAGAGACGGATGGGCACTGGAGATGCCGGATATCGTTCCGATGAAATCCGGCGGCCGGCGCATGCAAGGTTGGGTGCAAGCCGGACCGTCGGCCTTCGGCGATGATGTGCTGCGTCGAAAGCTGATGGATGCCGCTCTCGCCTTCGTCCGATCCTTGCCGGCAAAATAG
- a CDS encoding TetR/AcrR family transcriptional regulator: protein MDTRATLLIAALKVLEEEGEAQFSTRSVCAIANVTAPTLYHHYGSADGLLSAAIAEAFTQFLESKKVAVQSTDPVMALCEGWDDYVRFAAARPRLYAAMMSRVLEGAQIPAAEQAFALLIERIAAIAAKGRLALAVEVAADLIWASANAASLLYVTAQLRKTAPPASAVVENIRESAMQAILNIESKGQSQ from the coding sequence ATGGACACGCGCGCTACCCTGCTCATTGCGGCTCTGAAGGTTCTTGAGGAAGAAGGCGAGGCACAATTTTCGACGCGCAGCGTCTGCGCTATCGCGAATGTGACCGCGCCTACACTTTACCATCATTATGGGAGCGCTGACGGGCTTTTGAGCGCCGCCATCGCGGAGGCGTTCACGCAGTTCCTCGAAAGCAAAAAGGTGGCGGTCCAGTCCACCGACCCGGTGATGGCCCTTTGCGAGGGCTGGGACGATTACGTGCGCTTCGCGGCGGCGCGTCCCCGGCTCTACGCGGCGATGATGAGCCGCGTTCTCGAGGGCGCTCAAATACCTGCTGCCGAGCAGGCCTTTGCGCTTCTGATCGAGCGCATCGCGGCCATCGCCGCCAAGGGACGGCTCGCTCTCGCGGTCGAAGTGGCCGCCGATCTCATATGGGCGTCCGCGAATGCCGCATCTCTGCTGTACGTAACCGCTCAGCTCCGCAAGACGGCGCCGCCCGCTTCTGCGGTCGTCGAAAACATCCGCGAGAGCGCCATGCAAGCCATCCTGAACATTGAATCAAAAGGTCAATCGCAATGA
- a CDS encoding NAD-dependent epimerase/dehydratase family protein → MKILVTGGTGLLGGRLIPRLVKDGYQIFALTRSASSHDKLKALGASPVDADLESSAPLALPAIDAVVHAAALFRFAGPREPFFRTNVDGTVALLKATEKAGAQTFVYISAAGIIMDDAGTPIRGADESAPIFPNHFSAYLASKARAEPLVLAANKPGFRTIALRPPAIWGPGDSFSRELPRVIKSGQFAFIDRGDYAFATCHVDNVVEAVQCALECGEGGRAFFINDQERLTFRQFIASLASLQGLSIDKLRSMPYWLASAVGRMLDAIWAMTRREGNPPISRSMIRMIGREFSINDAAARRELGYVGRTSRADGLRSYGTPLRSADRFP, encoded by the coding sequence ATGAAAATTCTCGTCACAGGAGGCACTGGCCTTCTCGGCGGCCGCTTGATCCCGAGACTCGTGAAGGACGGTTACCAAATATTCGCCCTCACACGTTCCGCATCGTCTCACGACAAACTAAAGGCATTGGGTGCATCTCCAGTCGACGCTGATCTGGAAAGCAGCGCGCCTCTGGCATTGCCAGCGATCGATGCCGTTGTGCACGCAGCCGCCCTGTTTCGCTTTGCGGGGCCACGCGAGCCCTTTTTTCGCACCAATGTCGACGGCACCGTCGCGCTTCTGAAGGCCACCGAGAAAGCCGGGGCGCAGACCTTCGTCTATATCAGTGCGGCGGGAATCATCATGGATGATGCCGGCACGCCTATCCGCGGTGCCGATGAAAGCGCCCCCATATTCCCGAACCACTTCTCTGCCTATCTGGCGAGCAAGGCACGGGCCGAGCCGTTGGTGCTGGCGGCCAACAAGCCTGGCTTTCGCACGATCGCGCTTCGCCCACCGGCAATATGGGGGCCTGGTGATTCCTTCAGCCGTGAGCTTCCCCGTGTAATAAAGTCCGGGCAGTTCGCCTTCATCGATCGCGGCGACTACGCCTTTGCAACCTGCCATGTGGACAATGTGGTTGAAGCCGTACAATGCGCCCTTGAGTGCGGAGAGGGCGGTCGTGCCTTCTTCATCAACGATCAGGAAAGGCTGACCTTCCGGCAGTTCATCGCGTCGCTCGCGAGCTTGCAAGGTTTATCGATCGATAAGCTGCGGTCGATGCCTTACTGGCTCGCATCTGCTGTTGGCCGAATGCTGGACGCTATCTGGGCCATGACGCGGAGAGAAGGCAATCCACCGATCTCGCGCTCGATGATACGCATGATCGGGCGGGAGTTCAGCATCAACGATGCTGCTGCACGCCGTGAGTTGGGCTATGTCGGAAGGACTTCGCGCGCTGATGGCTTGCGAAGCTATGGGACTCCCCTTCGATCGGCGGATCGATTTCCGTGA
- a CDS encoding oxidoreductase gives MSNKVALVTGASSGIGEATALKLKDFGYTVYGAARRVDRMQHLTKSGIQILAMDVTNDASMQAGIDVIVAEEGRIDVLVNNAGYGSYGAVEDVPIEEARAQFEVNVFGAVRLIQLALPHMRAQRSGTIVNITSMGGKIHTPLGAWYHGTKFALEAISDCLRMEVQPFGIDVVVIEPGGIKTEWAGIAADKLRQTSGHGPYAAQANAMAQSMVGEASVKLQSPPQLIADTIAKAVTASKPKTRYAIGFGAKPMIFMRGILSDRAFDGMMRTATGISKVI, from the coding sequence ATGTCCAACAAAGTCGCTCTCGTCACAGGCGCCTCCTCCGGCATCGGAGAGGCCACCGCGCTCAAGCTGAAGGACTTCGGCTATACTGTTTACGGGGCCGCCCGCCGGGTCGACCGCATGCAACACCTCACCAAGAGCGGCATCCAGATTCTGGCGATGGACGTTACCAACGATGCTTCCATGCAGGCTGGCATCGACGTGATCGTTGCCGAGGAGGGCCGGATCGACGTGCTCGTCAACAATGCCGGATACGGCTCCTACGGTGCTGTCGAAGACGTGCCGATAGAGGAGGCGCGCGCCCAGTTCGAGGTCAACGTCTTCGGCGCCGTCCGGCTAATCCAGCTCGCCCTGCCGCACATGCGCGCGCAGCGCTCGGGCACGATCGTCAACATTACCTCGATGGGCGGCAAGATCCACACCCCGCTCGGCGCCTGGTATCACGGCACCAAATTCGCGCTGGAGGCAATCAGCGATTGCCTGCGCATGGAAGTCCAGCCCTTCGGGATCGACGTGGTCGTGATCGAGCCGGGCGGCATCAAGACCGAATGGGCCGGCATCGCCGCCGACAAGCTGCGCCAGACTTCGGGCCATGGCCCCTATGCCGCGCAGGCCAATGCCATGGCGCAATCCATGGTCGGCGAGGCGAGCGTAAAGCTTCAGTCGCCGCCGCAGCTCATTGCCGACACGATCGCCAAGGCGGTGACTGCGTCCAAGCCAAAGACCCGCTATGCGATCGGTTTCGGGGCAAAGCCGATGATCTTCATGCGCGGCATCCTGTCCGACCGCGCCTTCGACGGCATGATGCGGACGGCGACCGGTATCTCGAAGGTGATTTAA
- a CDS encoding AraC family transcriptional regulator, whose protein sequence is MAQVDRCKVPQAFWRAVEHIGVPPVALLRQARLPATLHLGGQAFVTTAQYFALMRGLEELSGDPALGLRMVREVDTAVHPPSSLAAFYARDYRDGLARLARFKRLCMPEQLQIVEAGGNCTISVDWPFATEAEPAISVDITFASLVELGRRATGKAIMPRRVEFARPGPASTAHADYFGCLIRTGTHDLLVLDAADLDRPFPGHNPEMLEMLTPALSAALGELEAQSSVAEQVKIVLKRCLASGQPGLSDIARQLGMSDRTLQRRITEEGSTFRGLLAEARRDLGRRLLTDPATDIDEVACLLGYHDTTSFYRAFREWEGMPPNRWREMHLPKGAAVIGLY, encoded by the coding sequence ATGGCTCAGGTCGACAGATGCAAGGTGCCGCAGGCTTTCTGGCGCGCCGTCGAGCATATCGGCGTACCGCCCGTGGCACTGCTAAGACAGGCGCGGTTGCCCGCGACGCTGCATCTCGGCGGGCAAGCCTTCGTGACGACGGCGCAGTATTTCGCGCTGATGCGGGGATTGGAGGAACTGTCGGGTGATCCGGCCCTCGGCCTCCGCATGGTGCGCGAGGTCGATACGGCGGTCCATCCGCCGTCGAGCCTGGCAGCCTTTTATGCCCGCGACTATCGCGACGGGCTGGCCCGGCTCGCCCGCTTCAAGCGGCTCTGCATGCCAGAGCAATTGCAGATCGTCGAGGCGGGCGGCAACTGCACGATCTCGGTGGACTGGCCCTTCGCTACCGAGGCGGAGCCCGCCATTTCGGTCGACATCACCTTCGCCTCGCTCGTCGAACTGGGGCGGCGGGCGACAGGCAAGGCCATCATGCCGCGCCGGGTGGAGTTCGCGCGACCGGGACCTGCGAGTACGGCACATGCGGACTATTTCGGCTGTCTGATACGCACCGGTACGCATGACCTTCTGGTGCTCGATGCGGCCGATCTCGACCGGCCGTTCCCCGGACACAATCCGGAAATGCTGGAGATGCTGACCCCGGCACTCAGCGCAGCGCTTGGCGAGTTGGAGGCGCAAAGCTCGGTCGCCGAACAGGTAAAGATCGTGCTCAAACGCTGCCTGGCGAGCGGCCAGCCCGGCCTGTCCGATATCGCAAGGCAGCTCGGCATGAGTGATCGCACCCTGCAGCGTCGCATCACGGAGGAAGGCTCGACCTTCCGGGGCCTCCTCGCCGAGGCACGCCGCGATCTCGGTCGCCGCCTGCTCACCGATCCAGCGACCGACATCGACGAGGTGGCCTGCCTGCTAGGCTATCATGACACGACCTCCTTCTATCGCGCCTTCCGGGAATGGGAGGGCATGCCGCCGAACCGCTGGCGGGAGATGCATCTGCCCAAAGGTGCGGCCGTCATCGGCCTTTACTAA
- a CDS encoding SDR family NAD(P)-dependent oxidoreductase encodes MSGNWTEQNISDQHGRIAIVTGGNTGLGFETARMLAAHGAKVVLAVRDVEKGGQAAARIAGDVAVQALDLTSLDSIRSAAADLRAAYPRIDLLINNAGVMYTPRQTTSDGFELQFGTNHLGHFALTGLLIDRLLPVPGSRVVTVSSTGHRIQAAIHFDDLQWERSYSRAGAYGQSKLANLMFTYELQRRLAPHGATIAVAAHPGVSNTELIRNLPAAFRGPIRWLAPLLTQKPEMGALPTLRAATDPAVLGGQYYGPGGWGEVRGYPKLVTSSADSYDQAVQRRLWTVSEELTGVTFPVR; translated from the coding sequence ATGAGTGGCAATTGGACCGAGCAGAACATCTCCGACCAGCACGGTCGGATCGCGATCGTCACCGGCGGCAACACTGGGCTGGGCTTCGAAACGGCACGGATGCTTGCCGCGCATGGAGCGAAAGTGGTCCTCGCGGTCCGCGATGTCGAGAAGGGCGGGCAGGCAGCCGCGCGCATCGCGGGTGACGTCGCCGTCCAAGCGCTCGATCTGACCTCGCTGGACTCGATCCGGTCGGCGGCGGCCGACCTGCGGGCCGCCTATCCGCGCATCGATCTGCTGATCAACAACGCCGGAGTGATGTACACCCCGAGGCAGACCACCTCGGACGGTTTCGAACTGCAGTTCGGCACCAACCACCTCGGCCACTTCGCGCTGACCGGTCTCCTGATCGACCGTCTCCTGCCCGTTCCCGGCTCCCGCGTCGTGACGGTCAGCAGCACCGGCCATCGTATTCAGGCCGCCATCCATTTCGACGATCTGCAGTGGGAGCGCTCGTACAGCCGCGCCGGCGCCTACGGCCAGTCCAAACTGGCCAACCTGATGTTCACCTACGAACTGCAGCGCCGGCTCGCACCCCACGGCGCCACAATCGCGGTGGCGGCCCATCCCGGCGTGTCCAACACGGAACTCATCCGAAACCTGCCGGCCGCGTTTCGCGGCCCCATCCGCTGGCTTGCACCACTGCTCACCCAGAAGCCCGAAATGGGCGCCTTGCCGACGCTGCGCGCCGCCACCGATCCGGCGGTTCTCGGCGGGCAATATTACGGCCCCGGCGGGTGGGGTGAAGTCCGCGGATATCCGAAGCTGGTCACCTCCAGCGCCGACTCCTACGACCAGGCCGTCCAACGGCGCCTGTGGACCGTCTCCGAAGAGCTCACCGGAGTGACGTTTCCGGTCAGGTGA
- a CDS encoding TetR/AcrR family transcriptional regulator has translation MSRDRRSLIKGEGVTFQRARNEEQREARRRLILDTAVAMLDEMPLAEVSLNELSRRVGLAKSNVLRYFESREAVLLELLDDFLGRWLVDLAAELAGGIDAQAAPELRAAQLAEILSSSLADRPALCDLFGAQGGVLEHNVSVEVIKRHKRSSLGRLATMTELVRHHVPELGDGAQMFCLMSLLSAGALSAYVPPPPSLLAAYADEPALGALHMELRDALRASFTSTLLGVLPRA, from the coding sequence ATGTCAAGAGACCGTCGGTCTTTAATCAAAGGCGAAGGTGTGACTTTCCAGCGGGCACGAAACGAGGAGCAACGGGAGGCCCGTCGCCGGCTGATCCTGGACACAGCGGTAGCAATGCTCGACGAGATGCCTTTGGCCGAGGTGAGCCTCAACGAACTCAGCCGGCGGGTGGGCTTGGCCAAGTCGAACGTCCTGCGCTATTTCGAATCGCGCGAGGCGGTGCTGCTCGAACTGCTGGATGACTTCCTTGGACGCTGGCTCGTCGATCTGGCGGCCGAACTGGCCGGAGGTATCGACGCGCAGGCGGCGCCGGAACTACGGGCAGCTCAGCTGGCCGAGATCCTCAGTTCCTCGCTGGCGGACCGACCGGCGCTGTGCGACCTCTTCGGCGCGCAGGGCGGCGTCCTGGAGCACAATGTCTCGGTCGAAGTGATCAAAAGGCACAAGCGGTCCTCGCTCGGCAGGCTCGCGACCATGACCGAACTCGTGCGACACCATGTGCCGGAGCTTGGCGATGGCGCGCAAATGTTCTGCCTGATGAGCCTTCTCTCGGCAGGCGCGCTGTCAGCCTATGTCCCGCCACCACCCAGTCTCCTTGCCGCTTACGCGGACGAGCCCGCCCTTGGCGCGCTTCATATGGAATTGCGTGATGCTCTGCGGGCTTCCTTCACCTCGACGCTGTTGGGCGTGCTGCCGCGAGCCTAA
- a CDS encoding alpha/beta fold hydrolase gives MTRTKANDIELAWDSFGNSTDETILLISGLGAQMLRWTVPFCEALAAMGYRVIRFDNRDAGCSTHFSASAPPDFGALAVALMAGRRPDVPYTLHDMAADATGLLDALGIARVHAVGRSMGGMIAQVLASEHADRVLSLTSIMSSTGNPALPQAAPDMMAMMMRPAPDPAVDPDGFLAVRLAFARRIAGTAYPFDEDVHRALLLEEAGRCYDPAGIARQIAAMAVAGDRRARLATITAPALVIHGTVDPLIPLACGHDTALSIPNAIHRPIEGMGHDLPPELDQTVINAICDVAKKGSHHPGA, from the coding sequence ATGACCCGGACGAAAGCCAACGACATTGAACTGGCTTGGGACAGTTTCGGCAATTCCACAGATGAAACCATCCTTCTGATCTCCGGGCTTGGAGCACAGATGCTCCGGTGGACGGTGCCCTTTTGCGAAGCGCTCGCCGCAATGGGGTATCGCGTCATCCGCTTCGACAACCGGGATGCCGGCTGCTCCACGCATTTCAGTGCTTCGGCCCCGCCGGATTTCGGGGCGCTGGCCGTCGCGCTGATGGCGGGGCGACGGCCCGATGTTCCCTATACGCTTCACGACATGGCGGCCGATGCCACCGGTCTCCTCGACGCGCTCGGCATCGCGCGGGTCCATGCCGTTGGCCGGTCGATGGGCGGCATGATCGCGCAGGTCCTGGCGAGCGAACATGCCGACCGTGTCCTTTCGCTAACCTCGATCATGTCGAGCACGGGCAATCCGGCCCTGCCTCAGGCGGCCCCCGATATGATGGCGATGATGATGCGTCCCGCGCCCGATCCCGCTGTCGATCCGGACGGCTTTCTGGCGGTGCGTCTCGCCTTCGCGCGCAGGATTGCCGGAACGGCCTATCCGTTCGACGAGGACGTCCATCGTGCCCTTCTGCTGGAAGAAGCGGGACGCTGCTATGATCCGGCCGGGATCGCGCGGCAGATCGCGGCCATGGCGGTGGCGGGAGACCGGCGCGCGCGTCTGGCGACGATCACCGCGCCTGCGCTCGTCATTCATGGGACCGTCGATCCGCTGATCCCGCTAGCCTGCGGCCACGATACGGCGCTTTCAATCCCCAACGCGATCCATAGGCCGATCGAAGGCATGGGACACGACCTGCCACCCGAACTCGACCAGACGGTGATCAACGCGATCTGCGACGTGGCGAAGAAGGGATCGCATCATCCAGGAGCATGA
- a CDS encoding DUF2239 family protein encodes MSDSLTKPCTAFTGRQLLFSGPLADVAIAVARSAGTADAVLVFDDATGCVVDLDLRGSDAEILERLSEPPKPHAGRYRPKADATSGNGEPEDGQRGRGRPKLGVVAREVTLLPRQWEWLATQPGGASATLRRLVDDARKALHPRQQRRAAQEAAYRFMQAIAGDLHGYEEATRALFADNRSALEERIAAWPEDIRAYAMRLAFGSSTHPDQDRTTGEKRQ; translated from the coding sequence ATGTCCGATTCCCTGACCAAACCCTGCACGGCTTTCACTGGCCGGCAATTGCTGTTTTCCGGTCCGCTGGCGGATGTGGCCATTGCGGTCGCGCGGTCCGCCGGGACGGCGGATGCGGTCCTCGTGTTCGACGATGCGACAGGCTGTGTCGTCGATCTCGATCTACGCGGCAGCGATGCGGAGATTCTCGAGCGGCTCTCCGAGCCTCCAAAACCGCATGCGGGTCGCTATCGTCCCAAAGCCGATGCGACCTCCGGCAATGGGGAACCAGAGGACGGGCAGAGGGGCCGCGGGCGGCCGAAACTGGGCGTTGTCGCCCGCGAAGTAACCTTGCTGCCGCGGCAATGGGAGTGGCTAGCGACCCAGCCGGGCGGCGCGTCGGCGACACTGCGGCGTCTCGTGGACGATGCCCGCAAGGCGCTGCATCCGCGCCAGCAAAGGCGGGCGGCGCAGGAGGCCGCGTATCGATTCATGCAGGCGATCGCCGGTGACCTGCACGGCTACGAGGAGGCGACGCGCGCCCTTTTCGCGGACAACCGCTCCGCGTTGGAGGAGCGGATCGCGGCTTGGCCGGAGGACATCCGGGCCTATGCCATGCGCCTCGCCTTCGGCTCTTCCACTCACCCGGATCAAGACCGAACGACAGGGGAAAAACGCCAATGA
- a CDS encoding SDR family oxidoreductase: MSEKIWFITGASRGFGRIWAEAALERGDKVAATARNTESLSELASRFGDKVLPLQLDVTDADGVRRAVADAHRHFGRLDVVLNNAGYALVGAIEEVDEKDLRAELDTNVFGMLRVIQASLPYLRAQGSGHIVSVSSVAGIVANPIAGAYNMSKWAVEAMHEALAQEVEGFGIKVTLIEPGAYATDFASATSLKISEGLEAYAPLREQAFTAGAKMEFGDPRATAAAILKLVDVETPPLRFFLGTEGLPVARAAYSARLSAWEAWEAESNAAQGNGKQHTIATL; encoded by the coding sequence ATGTCGGAAAAAATCTGGTTCATCACAGGTGCATCGAGGGGCTTTGGCCGCATCTGGGCCGAAGCTGCGCTTGAACGTGGCGACAAAGTTGCCGCCACAGCCCGCAATACGGAAAGCCTTTCGGAGCTAGCCAGCCGTTTCGGCGATAAGGTGTTGCCTCTTCAGCTTGACGTCACCGATGCAGATGGCGTCAGGCGAGCAGTCGCAGACGCGCACCGGCACTTCGGGCGGCTGGACGTTGTCCTGAACAACGCAGGATATGCATTGGTCGGCGCGATCGAGGAAGTCGATGAGAAGGATCTTCGCGCCGAGCTGGACACCAATGTGTTCGGAATGCTCCGCGTCATCCAGGCTTCTCTTCCCTATCTGCGGGCGCAGGGGAGTGGTCACATCGTCAGCGTTTCTAGCGTGGCAGGCATCGTCGCCAATCCGATCGCAGGCGCCTACAACATGTCGAAATGGGCAGTCGAAGCGATGCACGAGGCGCTTGCCCAGGAAGTCGAAGGCTTTGGCATCAAGGTGACGCTGATCGAGCCCGGCGCTTATGCCACAGATTTTGCCAGCGCCACCTCCCTCAAGATTTCAGAAGGCCTTGAGGCTTATGCCCCACTGCGGGAGCAAGCGTTCACAGCCGGAGCGAAGATGGAATTCGGCGATCCGCGTGCGACAGCTGCGGCCATCCTGAAGCTGGTGGATGTGGAAACGCCGCCGTTGCGTTTTTTCCTCGGCACGGAAGGTCTGCCAGTGGCACGCGCGGCCTATTCAGCGCGGCTTTCCGCCTGGGAGGCATGGGAGGCCGAATCCAACGCCGCTCAGGGCAACGGCAAACAGCACACCATAGCGACGCTGTAA
- a CDS encoding DUF2147 domain-containing protein, giving the protein MTTLAIAGPAFAQQTSQDAILGKWAADDGSVKLEMFKSGAEFWAHLLFGNQIMEADNTTFKKDTKNPDPTLRSHSLENIVFIHGLHWDNGEWTGGSLYDASSGSTYKCKVEMKGNKMLLRGYLGISLLGQTREFHRF; this is encoded by the coding sequence ATGACAACCTTGGCCATAGCTGGCCCCGCGTTCGCTCAACAGACATCGCAAGACGCCATACTTGGCAAATGGGCAGCAGATGACGGCAGCGTAAAGCTTGAGATGTTCAAATCGGGAGCGGAGTTTTGGGCTCATCTTCTCTTCGGCAATCAGATCATGGAAGCCGACAATACGACGTTCAAGAAAGACACCAAGAACCCCGATCCTACGCTACGAAGCCACTCCCTCGAGAACATCGTATTCATCCACGGACTGCATTGGGATAACGGCGAATGGACCGGGGGCTCGCTTTATGACGCCTCGTCCGGCAGCACCTATAAGTGCAAAGTCGAAATGAAGGGCAACAAGATGTTGCTCAGAGGCTATCTCGGCATTTCTCTTCTGGGGCAGACCCGGGAATTTCACCGCTTTTGA